Proteins from one Plodia interpunctella isolate USDA-ARS_2022_Savannah chromosome 3, ilPloInte3.2, whole genome shotgun sequence genomic window:
- the LOC128683427 gene encoding lymphokine-activated killer T-cell-originated protein kinase homolog isoform X1, with protein sequence MREFYYSVDVASRTLRSSPASSVSSVTSLRTLRSQLQLYQCVSVLQLVRSPRAGLIRSPWALKMLNKRVKPNKVYSERLQLEAELLQRMSHPNIVGFRAFSKANTLFLGMEACEISLGDKIEKRVEEGCEPFTHMQILKVALDIGKALDYLHTKMQLLHGDIKSYNILVNGDFEICKLCDFGVTLPLDENGVFDKMKAGNAVYYGTEAWSAPEVIHGGEISSKTDIWPLGLTLWEMMALMPPHSQLDETADDSMNLDQSAESFDEEYFSQRYGTCPPVPANIGGRYSGALRLLRRCVEPAAAARAAAADVVADAAELMARELDATP encoded by the exons ATGCGTGAGTTTTATTATTCCGTGGATGTTGCTAGCCGAACGCTTCGATCCAGTCCAGCGTCGTCGGTCAGTTCAGTGACCTCTCTCCGCACATTGCGCAGCCAGCTCCAGCTATATCAAT GCGTATCAGTTCTTCAGTTAGTGCGATCTCCTCGCGCGGGTCTAATTCGCTCGCCATGGGCTTTAAAAATGCTGAACAAAAGAGTAAAACCCAACAAAGTCTACTCAGAACGTCTGCAACTAGAAGCAGAGTTGTTACAACGCATGTCTCACCCTAACATAGTAGGATTTCGAGCATTTAGTAAAGCCAATACGCTGTTTTTGGGAATGGAAGCCTGTGAAATATCTTTAGGAGACAAGATCGAGAAACGGGTTGAAGAAGGATGTGAGCCATTTACACATATGCAGATTTTGAAA GTTGCGTTAGACATCGGCAAAGCTCTCGACTACCTTCACACTAAAATGCAGCTGCTCCATGGAGACATTAAATCCTACAATATCCTAGTCAATGGGGACTTTGAGATTTGCAAGCTGTGTGATTTCGGGGTCACGTTGCCGCTGGACGAGAATGGAGTATTTGACAAGATGAAAGCAGGGAATGCAGTGTATTacg GTACAGAAGCATGGAGTGCCCCAGAAGTGATCCACGGCGGTGAGATCTCAAGCAAGACAGACATCTGGCCGCTGGGGCTCACGCTGTGGGAGATGATGGCACTGATGCCACCACATTCGCAGTTGGATGAGACTGCCGATGACAGCATGAACTTGGACCAATCTGCTGAAAGCTTTGATGAAGAATATTTCTCTCAGAGATATG GCACGTGTCCGCCCGTGCCCGCCAACATCGGCGGCCGCTACAGCGGCGCGCTGCGGCTGCTGCGGCGCTGCGTAgagcccgccgccgccgcgcgcgccgccgccgcggaCGTCGTCGCGGACGCCGCGGAGCTCATGGCTCGGGAACTCGACGCTACGCCCTAG
- the LOC128683427 gene encoding lymphokine-activated killer T-cell-originated protein kinase homolog isoform X2, translated as MSEFKTPIKKIQPVDDKIVIPASPFLNRLGYGTGVSVLQLVRSPRAGLIRSPWALKMLNKRVKPNKVYSERLQLEAELLQRMSHPNIVGFRAFSKANTLFLGMEACEISLGDKIEKRVEEGCEPFTHMQILKVALDIGKALDYLHTKMQLLHGDIKSYNILVNGDFEICKLCDFGVTLPLDENGVFDKMKAGNAVYYGTEAWSAPEVIHGGEISSKTDIWPLGLTLWEMMALMPPHSQLDETADDSMNLDQSAESFDEEYFSQRYGTCPPVPANIGGRYSGALRLLRRCVEPAAAARAAAADVVADAAELMARELDATP; from the exons ATGTCAGAATTCAAAACTCCGATCAAGAAGATCCAACCAGTTGATGATAAAATCGTCATCCCCGCTTCGCCTTTTCTAAACAGATTGGGATACGGCACAG GCGTATCAGTTCTTCAGTTAGTGCGATCTCCTCGCGCGGGTCTAATTCGCTCGCCATGGGCTTTAAAAATGCTGAACAAAAGAGTAAAACCCAACAAAGTCTACTCAGAACGTCTGCAACTAGAAGCAGAGTTGTTACAACGCATGTCTCACCCTAACATAGTAGGATTTCGAGCATTTAGTAAAGCCAATACGCTGTTTTTGGGAATGGAAGCCTGTGAAATATCTTTAGGAGACAAGATCGAGAAACGGGTTGAAGAAGGATGTGAGCCATTTACACATATGCAGATTTTGAAA GTTGCGTTAGACATCGGCAAAGCTCTCGACTACCTTCACACTAAAATGCAGCTGCTCCATGGAGACATTAAATCCTACAATATCCTAGTCAATGGGGACTTTGAGATTTGCAAGCTGTGTGATTTCGGGGTCACGTTGCCGCTGGACGAGAATGGAGTATTTGACAAGATGAAAGCAGGGAATGCAGTGTATTacg GTACAGAAGCATGGAGTGCCCCAGAAGTGATCCACGGCGGTGAGATCTCAAGCAAGACAGACATCTGGCCGCTGGGGCTCACGCTGTGGGAGATGATGGCACTGATGCCACCACATTCGCAGTTGGATGAGACTGCCGATGACAGCATGAACTTGGACCAATCTGCTGAAAGCTTTGATGAAGAATATTTCTCTCAGAGATATG GCACGTGTCCGCCCGTGCCCGCCAACATCGGCGGCCGCTACAGCGGCGCGCTGCGGCTGCTGCGGCGCTGCGTAgagcccgccgccgccgcgcgcgccgccgccgcggaCGTCGTCGCGGACGCCGCGGAGCTCATGGCTCGGGAACTCGACGCTACGCCCTAG